The following proteins are encoded in a genomic region of Nakaseomyces glabratus chromosome J, complete sequence:
- the GPI19 gene encoding phosphatidylinositol N-acetylglucosaminyltransferase GPI19 (CAGL0J10604g~Ortholog(s) have UDP-glycosyltransferase activity and role in GPI anchor biosynthetic process, filamentous growth of a population of unicellular organisms, negative regulation of filamentous growth of a population of unicellular organisms), whose translation MNYRREYYWFSQYVLVTFTLFFAIFWTLLPKVNENDDWVYGFIPASFVRSIGEIIPQRGWIIYFECFLLMGMLCTYIGLQFFNEDILTPPIDDLRTITDSNANIIVTDANDDFIRNYAFKESSGIVDLPIMDVCNILYKENYMGEYK comes from the coding sequence ATGAACTACCGTCGTGAATACTACTGGTTTTCCCAGTATGTGTTGGTAACTTTTACATTGTTCTTTGCTATTTTTTGGACACTATTGCCAAAAGTTAATGAGAACGATGATTGGGTTTATGGCTTCATTCCAGCCAGTTTTGTACGTTCTATTGGGGAAATTATACCTCAAAGAGGTTGGATCATTTACTTCGAATGCTTTCTGCTAATGGGCATGCTTTGCACATACATAGGGTTGCAATTCTTCAATGAGGATATACTGACACCACCAATAGACGATCTTCGAACTATTACAGACTCAAATGCTAATATTATAGTGACAGATGCAAATGATGATTTTATTAGAAATTACGCCTTTAAAGAAAGTAGTGGTATTGTAGATTTACCAATAATGGATGTTTGCAATATACTttacaaagaaaattacATGGGTGAATACAAGTAA
- the PSP2 gene encoding Psp2p (CAGL0J10582g~Protein of unknown function) gives MSKKLSLEEFLGDGILGESVWNEDEINLDAINNTTNLDILKTKSTEHGNARTPHFGPGMNGPGGPGGSSGSMQSPSMGGRVHAPPTNVNPNADYVVTGPPYIIKFSNLPPRFSEFDIKDLFQAKSTQYVKFKLFWELNKNPSIDTMKNGTVFEKNFKKNWKVAFVELFTARDMDKILKFWSTPLKELYNILLTPGEFPDFKEYIAKATLITDPNDDPAKPHLEKELELQKEEKLKEKKTSPVPTTNKPSYSQILEKSLNSPSPAATPLSGGSSVINQSGHTMQHGDNLSKYSKHETNDSDDELSKNFEDKVNFDDNQSSSNDNNDGSQAGSYNGNYNNYKRGSSRGSYNRGGRGNFNGRGGNRGGYNSRGNFNNRGGYHNRDGANKDQQRTNSYGNRQDRKDNYSKNDDERSNSNKSDNDSLSGLFKPASDFLRGSDDRNSSRGDRGRGGRGSHRGGRFSTRGQGTNRF, from the coding sequence ATGAGTAAAAAACTGTCATTGGAGGAGTTTTTAGGAGATGGTATTCTAGGTGAGTCGGTCTGGAACGAAGACGAGATCAACCTCGATGCTATTAACAACACTACTAATCTAGATATCCTGAAGACGAAGTCCACCGAACATGGGAATGCTAGAACACCACACTTTGGTCCCGGTATGAATGGCCCAGGTGGACCTGGCGGCTCTTCTGGAAGTATGCAATCGCCATCTATGGGTGGTAGAGTCCACGCACCACCTACTAATGTGAATCCCAACGCTGATTATGTTGTTACGGGCCCACCTTACATTATAAAGTTTTCCAACTTGCCCCCAAGGTTTTCTGAGTTTGATATTAAGGATCTATTCCAAGCCAAGAGTACTCAATATGTCAAATTTAAATTGTTCTGGGAGCTGAACAAGAATCCTTCAATTGATACCATGAAAAACGGTACtgtatttgaaaagaatttcaagaagaattggaaaGTAGCATTTGTTGAATTGTTCACTGCTCGTGATATGgataaaatattgaaattttggtCGACTCCATTAAAAGAACTATATAACATTCTATTGACACCAGGTGAATTCCCTGACTTTAAGGAATATATTGCAAAAGCTACTTTAATTACCGACCCAAACGATGATCCGGCAAAACCACACTTGGAGAAAGAGCTCGAACTTCAAAAAGAGGAGAAactcaaagaaaaaaagacGTCTCCTGTTCCAACAACTAACAAGCCAAGTTATTCTCAGATATTGGAAAAATCCTTGAACTCTCCATCACCGGCAGCTACTCCTCTCTCTGGTGGCTCAAGTGTTATAAATCAAAGCGGCCACACCATGCAGCATGGTGATAATTTATCTAAATATTCAAAGCATGAAACAAATGATAGTGATGACGAATTGAGCAAGAACTTCGAAGATAAAGTAAACTTTGATGATAATCAGTCATCTAGCAATGATAATAACGATGGTTCACAAGCTGGTTCATACAACGGTAACTACAATAACTATAAGCGTGGTTCTTCCAGAGGTTCTTATAATCGTGGTGGTAGAGGCAACTTTAATGGTCGTGGTGGTAATCGTGGAGGTTACAATAGCCGTGGTAACTTTAATAATCGTGGAGGATACCACAACCGTGATGGTGCCAATAAGGATCAACAAAGAACTAATAGCTACGGTAACCGTCAAGATCGTAAAGATaattattcaaaaaatgatgatgaaagatCCAATAGTAACAAAAGTGATAATGATAGCTTGAGTGGCTTATTCAAACCAGCTAGTGATTTCTTGAGAGGCTCGGATGATAGAAATTCCTCGAGAGGTGATCGTGGGCGTGGTGGCCGTGGGTCTCATAGAGGAGGTAGATTCAGTACTAGAGGACAGGGCACTAACCGGTTTTGA
- the LRS4 gene encoding Lrs4p (CAGL0J10560g~Ortholog(s) have role in attachment of spindle microtubules to kinetochore involved in homologous chromosome segregation, chromatin silencing at rDNA and protein localization to nucleolar rDNA repeats, more), with translation MALQVVADYYRCVLENERIYYEYQLNRRETVKNSRSEDEFSGSERTNALKTDEQLQLQRQVNKLTVDLQSMAHENERLREFQKTQKQILESKIQQLKKTVDSFKNERNSSSSSHVRTPPRQTRSGAYTQGKDTDLSRRGGFHLLSPIVGNVNPGKEKAGGLKETLKVGRNTIFDKNSSLLDDDDDDDDDEINGTSVKERSRVTGRKLRSSSSLKDSKNNHIEEEEAMEFTTDNSDEVGLMEGLKLRDGSAKANLQLPSGSLSPDEDTQSSNEETTNTRKKRRRLTRRRIQTMNSDNSSSE, from the coding sequence ATGGCATTGCAAGTAGTGGCTGATTATTACCGATGTGTGCTAGAGAATGAAAGGATATACTATGAGTATCAGCTTAATAGGCGCGAAACAGTCAAAAATAGTAGAAGTGAGGATGAATTTAGTGGGTCTGAACGTACAAATGCTTTAAAGACAGACGAGCAACTGCAATTACAAAGACAAGTAAACAAACTGACGGTTGATTTGCAGTCGATGGCCCATGAGAATGAACGGTTGCGAGAGTTTCAGAAGACACAGAAACAGATCTTAGAGTCTAAGATAcaacaattgaagaaaacagTGGATTCCTTTAAAAATGAAAGGAACTCGTCGAGCTCATCTCATGTTAGGACTCCTCCAAGACAAACGAGAAGCGGAGCTTACACTCAAGGAAAGGATACTGATCTGTCAAGACGTGGCGGATTTCATTTACTGTCCCCCATTGTTGGTAATGTAAACCCTGGTAAAGAGAAAGCTGGTGGTTTAAAGGAAACTTTGAAAGTAGGTAGAAATACAATATTCGATAAAAATAGCAGTTTGttagatgatgatgatgatgatgatgatgatgaaatcaATGGCACTAGTGTGAAGGAGCGATCTCGAGTCACTGGCCGAAAGTTGAGAAGTAGCTCATCCTTAAAGGATAGTAAGAACAATCACattgaggaagaagaagccaTGGAATTTACAACCGATAATTCTGACGAGGTAGGTCTAATGGAAGGTTTAAAGCTGAGAGATGGATCAGCAAAGGCAAACTTACAGTTGCCAAGTGGTAGCTTGTCACCAGATGAAGATACTCAAAGCTCCAACGAAGAGACTACTAAtacaagaaagaaaaggcGACGTCtcacaagaagaagaatacaAACGATGAATAGTGACAACTCAAGTTCGGAATGA
- a CDS encoding uncharacterized protein (CAGL0J10626g~Has domain(s) with predicted membrane localization), producing MEVFFVLLLLCATAFFVGKWSYDSLWLIASSIFETGYRLKTRNNKSLYQLPSSGENSNYFFNKFYTVYSIKSQSITRGLRFLFAFGITCYAMTIEIVLWQIKTADASQEHDLITKYIWPLTSLSLTVILILVQPFFILITILNKFFNDSLNINQLVMGTFMSLALMIATLQYMSWGPFYYSKSILTSLSIAGVTVMAILSGIASISTLYYTFSMIFKRRSDISGMQSSSLISRNRRLNLWTTQRQLQSQIDNYERNIIENISILKKMDEDNVGVAAPLRRQMVDKISWFQLEVAKLEKSAKQPTLIRNSRRIFEISFLIYCCHKVLITFLKRIPHIISHALKYPNDIDYEYFYDSSGSSSTGSDPLAVTVAKLLDLFLFGFNYKQDLDSLTKQISLLISISLFICTLSTVNTTITYLLSLLPSRIQVIATLVMQGEEDADLLPTNTKVSSRRNPSIIKNLIVSELIGVYVVSTILLIRSNLPFGTALKLKELLGEKFTMPTGAIDSWFDKIYALVCIISVVGIHIAEKSTFYKT from the coding sequence ATGGAAGTGTTCTTTGTGCTATTGTTGTTGTGTGCTACCGCCTTTTTTGTGGGAAAATGGTCATATGATTCATTATGGTTGATAGCAAGCAGTATATTCGAGACCGGCTATAGATTAAAGACCAGGAATAACAAGTCGTTGTATCAGTTACCTTCCAGTGGTGAGAACTCAAActatttcttcaacaagTTTTACACAGTTTACTCTATCAAATCTCAAAGTATTACTAGGGGACTGCGCTTTCTATTCGCCTTTGGTATAACTTGTTATGCTATGACCATTGAAATAGTACTCTGGCAGATTAAGACAGCCGATGCGAGCCAAGAACATGACTTGATTACCAAGTATATATGGCCGTTGACTTCTCTGTCTCTCACGGTCATCCTTATTTTGGTCCAACCATTCTTCATTTTGATAACTATtttaaacaaattttttaatgaCTCCCTGAATATAAATCAATTGGTTATGGGCACTTTTATGTCATTGGCGTTAATGATAGCAACTTTGCAATATATGTCATGGGGTCCCTTCTACTATAGCAAGAGTATATTGACCAGCCTTTCCATTGCAGGTGTGACAGTAATGGCAATCCTTTCCGGTATTGCATCAATATCAACATTGTACTACACATTTTCCATGATATTTAAAAGGAGATCAGACATATCAGGAATGCAATCTTCGAGCCTGATTTCCAGAAATAGAAGACTGAATCTTTGGACTACACAACGTCAACTACAAAGTCAAATTGACAACTATGAGAGAAacattattgaaaatatatcaatcttaaaaaaaatggatgaAGATAATGTAGGAGTTGCAGCACCCTTAAGAAGACAAATGGTAGATAAGATAAGTTGGTTTCAATTAGAAGTTGCAAAACTAGAGAAATCAGCGAAACAACCTACCTTAATAAGGAATTCAAGAAGGATCTTCGAGATTTCGTTTTTGATATACTGTTGTCACAAGGTATTAATCACATTTCTGAAGAGAATTCCACACATAATCAGCCATGCATTGAAATATCCCAATGACATAGACtatgaatatttttatgaCAGCTCAGGCTCATCCTCCACCGGATCAGATCCATTGGCTGTGACCGTTGCTAAACTACtagatttatttttgtttggaTTTAACTACAAGCAGGACTTAGACTCACTCACAAAACAAATTTCTTTGCTAATATCGATATCCCTTTTCATATGCACACTATCGACTGTGAATACCACAATAACTTATCTGCTATCTCTATTGCCCTCCAGGATTCAGGTTATCGCAACACTTGTCATGCAAGGTGAGGAGGATGCTGATCTCTTACcaacaaatacaaaagtGAGCAGTAGAAGAAACCCATCtataattaaaaatctGATAGTTTCTGAATTGATTGGAGTTTATGTTGTTTCAACAATCTTATTAATTAGGTCAAATTTACCATTTGGAACAGCCctgaaactgaaagaaCTATTAGGAGAAAAATTCACAATGCCGACCGGCGCTATAGATTCATGGTTTGATAAAATTTATGCCCTGGTTTGTATAATCTCAGTGGTAGGTATCCATATTGCAGAGAAATCGACGTTTTACAAAACCTAA